Proteins co-encoded in one Amaranthus tricolor cultivar Red isolate AtriRed21 chromosome 7, ASM2621246v1, whole genome shotgun sequence genomic window:
- the LOC130818376 gene encoding uncharacterized protein LOC130818376, translating into MNTDITASAKPEYPVLDRNPPFTKVVGNFSTLDYLRFATITGVSVTVGYLSGIKPGIKGPSMVTGGLIGVMGGFMYAYQNSAGRLMGFFPNENEVAKYKKQLNQ; encoded by the exons ATGAATACAGATATTACCGCATCGGCGAAACCAGAATACCCAGTTCTAGATCGCAATCCACCTTTCACCAAAGTCGTCGGCAATTTCAGCACTCTTGATTACCTCCGATTTGCCACAATTACCGGTGTTTCTGTCACTGTCGGCTATTTATCAG GTATTAAGCCTGGGATTAAGGGTCCTTCAATGGTGACTGGTGGATTGATTGGAGTAATGGGTGGATTCATGTATGCTTACCAGAACTCTGCTGGAAGATTAATGGGGTTTTTCCCTAATGAAAATGAGGTAGCTAAGTATAAGAAACAGCTTAATCAGTAA